A DNA window from Mus pahari chromosome 13, PAHARI_EIJ_v1.1, whole genome shotgun sequence contains the following coding sequences:
- the LOC110331014 gene encoding C1GALT1-specific chaperone 1-like, which translates to MLSECNLFLKGVLLGSIIFALVTVLGHFRIGHRNGINNHKHHHLQGPDKDALKMSEAEHLELSNSLQVYCIILVTPSHGSLWAAVKETWFKHCDKAEFFSSEHVAGFESMTVNENSTSLMMIKACTYAFEKYKDQYSWFFLTYPTTFVVIENLKYFLLGKDPSQPFYLGHSEHIGTLDYVAMEGGVVLSIESVERLIGCFKITPRYPHKETLIPKLSEDQQLAVFLKKVGVFAENAEDAEGKNLFNKKTIGMLIKEAMADYPNEIVQGCCSDMAISFSGLTPNQMHVMMYGVYRLRAFGHRFSDALYFLPPNGSDND; encoded by the coding sequence ATGCTTTCAGAATGCAACTTGTTTTTGAAGGGTGTACTGCTCGGAAGTATCATctttgccttggtcacagtgctAGGACACTTTAGGATAGGTCACAGGAACGGGATCAACAACCACAAGCATCACCACCTGCAAGGTCCTGACAAAGATGCCTTGAAAATGTCGGAGGCTGAACACCTGGAACTCAGTAACAGCTTACAAGTATACTGTATCATACTTGTAACGCCCAGCCATGGGAGTCTGTGGGCTGCAGTTAAGGAGACTTGGTTCAAACACTGTGACAAAGCCGAGTTCTTCAGTTCTGAACATGTTGCAGGATTTGAGTCAATGACTGTGAATGAGAATAGCACCTCACTGATGATGATAAAAGCTTGCACGTATGCCTTTGAGAAATACAAAGACCAATATAGCTGGTTCTTTCTCACATATCCCACTacatttgttgttattgaaaactTAAAGTATTTTTTGTTAGGAAAAGATCCATCACAACCTTTCTATCTAGGTCACTCTGAACACATTGGGACTCTTGACTATGTGGCTATGGAGGGAGGGGTTGTCTTAAGTATAGAATCAGTGGAACGACTCATCGGCTGTTTCAAGATCACGCCAAGGTATCCCCACAAGGAAACACTGATTCCGAAGTTATCTGAAGATCAGCAGCTTGCAGTCTTCTTGAAAAAGGTGGGAGTGTTTGCAGAAAATGCTGAAGATGCGGAAGGGAAAaatttgtttaataaaaaaacTATTGGAATGCTTATTAAAGAGGCAATGGCTGATTACCCGAACGAGATTGTACAAGGATGCTGTTCTGATATGGCCATTTCTTTCAGTGGACTGACTCCTAATCAGATGCACGTGATGATGTACGGGGTATACCGTCTTAGGGCATTTGGACATAGATTCAGTGATGCATTGTATTTTTTACCTCCAAATGGTTCTGACAATGATTAA